From the Blastopirellula marina genome, one window contains:
- a CDS encoding leucyl aminopeptidase, whose protein sequence is MKVTGTEHKISDFSGDVLVVGTYEDGLSPPANQLDNLIGGSITRLLESNDITGKANEVTTILAPGGFAVTRIFVIGLGKKEDLNQQRAYEAAATAAVALSAKKVEKAAFYLDDFWPSELMEQAIAGAVSAVNGQDIYRKEKKQNPPGEILWNAATTEVLERGIALGNAISLTRSLVNRCANDIYPATFAEEAAVVAENHDLNIEVWDKARLTEENCGSLLAVARGSVKDPRLVIIRYNGGKKGAPPLALVGKGVTFDSGGLSLKPSDSMITMKADMAGAATVLGAIKAISALKIPVNVVGLCGLVENMVSGDSYKLGDILHSRSGKTIEVLNTDAEGRLVLADVLNVALDEKPLAIVDLATLTGACVVALGMDTAGLMTNEPDWCHEVEQAALTTGEKMWQLPMYAEFGEQVKSQIADVKNVGDGRWGGAITAAKFLEEFVDDTPWTHIDIAGPSFAEKPKPYCGGGATGFAVRTLVELARRQATR, encoded by the coding sequence ATGAAGGTTACTGGTACCGAACATAAGATCTCCGACTTCTCCGGAGATGTCCTGGTCGTGGGAACTTACGAAGACGGCCTCTCGCCGCCGGCGAACCAGTTAGACAACTTAATCGGCGGAAGTATTACGCGTTTGCTCGAATCGAACGATATCACGGGCAAGGCCAACGAAGTGACCACTATCTTGGCCCCCGGCGGATTTGCCGTCACCCGTATCTTCGTGATCGGCCTGGGCAAGAAAGAAGACCTGAACCAGCAGCGTGCCTATGAAGCCGCCGCCACGGCAGCAGTGGCATTGTCGGCCAAGAAGGTTGAAAAGGCCGCATTCTACCTGGACGACTTCTGGCCCAGCGAACTGATGGAACAAGCGATCGCCGGGGCCGTGTCCGCAGTAAACGGCCAAGACATCTATCGCAAAGAGAAAAAACAAAACCCCCCAGGCGAGATCCTCTGGAACGCCGCCACCACGGAAGTTCTGGAACGTGGTATCGCCCTGGGCAACGCAATCAGCCTGACTCGCTCGCTGGTCAATCGTTGTGCCAACGATATCTACCCGGCCACCTTCGCCGAAGAAGCCGCCGTCGTCGCCGAAAACCACGACCTGAACATCGAGGTTTGGGACAAGGCCAGGTTGACCGAAGAAAACTGCGGCAGCTTGCTCGCCGTCGCTCGTGGCAGCGTCAAAGATCCTCGCCTGGTCATCATCCGCTATAACGGCGGCAAAAAGGGAGCCCCCCCCTTGGCCTTGGTCGGCAAAGGGGTCACCTTCGACAGCGGCGGGCTTTCGCTGAAGCCATCGGACAGCATGATCACCATGAAAGCCGACATGGCTGGTGCCGCCACGGTGCTGGGGGCTATCAAAGCGATCTCCGCCTTGAAGATCCCGGTCAATGTCGTTGGGCTATGTGGCCTGGTCGAGAACATGGTTTCCGGCGATAGCTACAAACTGGGGGATATCCTCCACTCGCGTAGCGGCAAAACGATTGAAGTCCTCAATACCGACGCCGAAGGTCGCCTGGTGCTGGCCGACGTCTTGAACGTGGCCCTGGACGAAAAGCCGCTGGCCATTGTCGACCTGGCCACGCTGACCGGTGCCTGCGTTGTGGCTTTGGGCATGGACACCGCCGGCCTGATGACCAACGAGCCTGACTGGTGCCACGAAGTGGAACAGGCCGCCCTGACCACCGGTGAAAAGATGTGGCAACTGCCGATGTACGCCGAGTTCGGCGAGCAGGTCAAAAGCCAGATCGCCGACGTCAAGAACGTGGGGGACGGCCGCTGGGGTGGTGCCATCACGGCTGCCAAGTTCCTCGAAGAATTCGTCGACGATACCCCTTGGACCCATATCGATATCGCCGGTCCATCGTTCGCCGAAAAACCCAAGCCCTATTGCGGTGGCGGAGCGACCGGTTTTGCGGTTCGCACCTTGGTGGAATTGGCGCGACGCCAAGCGACCCGTTAA
- a CDS encoding type II secretion system F family protein, protein MLFSPRIRTGQLVQLCRRVGNQLQAGVDVRRVWKREAERAFGSQKQMMLEITESIDRGGSMHDAINRTGEYFPKLFRQMVELGDSTGHLDRIFLELADQYEHQIQLRRSFMAGILWPMIQLVLGILIVGFLIAAMGWVGEMTGKPIDPLGVGLVGTKGAIEYFAIIGTIIFLSYCVYFLWSRGQFAFLQLDRLIMNIPGIGTPIRTLCLSRMAWAMSLTIGGGMEIRKAMRLSLEASRSQYYQQFANQVDRELLAGEEIHDILRRTRSFPPDFLDVVETGEISGTLSESMEKLSVLYQEKARAALNTLAIIGGVIIWMMIAALFVVVIFKLFFTFYLNPLNEILENPMGNPRR, encoded by the coding sequence ATGCTCTTCTCACCACGCATTCGTACCGGACAACTTGTTCAACTGTGTCGCCGAGTCGGCAATCAGCTTCAAGCTGGGGTCGACGTACGTCGTGTCTGGAAGCGCGAAGCGGAGCGGGCCTTTGGGTCGCAGAAGCAGATGATGCTCGAGATCACCGAGAGCATCGACCGCGGGGGATCGATGCACGACGCGATCAACCGGACCGGCGAGTACTTTCCGAAGCTCTTTCGCCAGATGGTGGAATTGGGCGATTCGACCGGGCACCTGGATCGCATCTTTCTGGAACTGGCCGATCAATACGAGCACCAAATCCAACTTCGCCGTTCGTTTATGGCAGGCATCCTCTGGCCGATGATTCAGTTGGTACTGGGAATTCTGATCGTGGGCTTTCTGATTGCGGCGATGGGGTGGGTCGGGGAGATGACCGGGAAGCCGATCGATCCGCTGGGTGTCGGCCTGGTCGGTACCAAGGGGGCCATCGAGTACTTCGCGATTATCGGGACGATCATTTTCCTCTCGTACTGCGTCTACTTCCTGTGGTCACGCGGCCAGTTTGCGTTTCTGCAACTCGATCGGTTGATTATGAACATTCCGGGAATTGGCACGCCCATCCGTACGCTCTGTCTTTCGCGCATGGCCTGGGCCATGTCGCTTACGATTGGGGGCGGGATGGAAATCCGCAAGGCGATGCGTTTGTCGCTGGAAGCAAGCCGTAGTCAGTACTACCAGCAATTTGCCAATCAAGTCGATCGCGAACTCCTGGCCGGCGAAGAAATCCACGATATCTTGCGCAGGACGCGGAGTTTTCCGCCTGACTTTTTAGATGTCGTCGAGACAGGCGAAATCTCGGGAACCCTCTCCGAATCGATGGAGAAGCTTTCAGTCTTGTATCAAGAGAAAGCACGGGCCGCCCTCAATACGCTGGCGATCATCGGTGGCGTAATCATTTGGATGATGATCGCGGCTTTGTTTGTCGTGGTGATCTTCAAACTGTTCTTCACGTTCTATCTCAACCCGCTGAACGAAATCCTGGAAAACCCAATGGGCAATCCGCGGCGGTAG
- a CDS encoding lactate racemase domain-containing protein: MPWISETAKEIKKPELLTILDRAIEEARQRICGTPKRVLLLPPDITRMHSGAGWITEYFWEKLKDEAEIHVIPTLGQHEPHTPEQNKQMFGNIPNEIIHPHDWRDGCVKIGEISADFVKEISDGAADWAIPIWLNKMLMEQQWDLIINIGHVVPHEVLGFANHNKNYFIGLAGKDLICTSHMMAASCGIENNLGNLITPVRAVFNKAEEEMLGHLPDFYVQVVLARNEAGQLVHTGIHIGDDLDTYLNAAKQSRAENITVFDEPIKKIVCVMQGDEFFSTWVANKSVYRTRMAIADGGELLVIAPGLKRFGEQPDVDALIRKYGYQPTEKILELYKVNEDMQDLAHGTAHLMHGTSEDRFTIRYAPGHLNQAEVEQVNFAYADYEETIKRYPIDQLKEGFNTMPDGEEIFFIATPSAGLWSTKDKLYNRKTGFAEV; the protein is encoded by the coding sequence ATGCCTTGGATTTCCGAAACCGCAAAAGAAATCAAAAAACCAGAGTTGCTTACCATCCTCGATCGCGCGATCGAAGAAGCTCGCCAGCGGATCTGTGGCACGCCGAAGCGAGTTCTCTTGCTTCCTCCCGACATTACCCGCATGCACTCCGGGGCTGGCTGGATCACCGAGTACTTCTGGGAGAAGCTCAAAGACGAAGCCGAGATCCACGTTATCCCGACGCTTGGTCAGCACGAGCCTCACACGCCTGAGCAGAACAAGCAGATGTTCGGCAACATCCCCAACGAGATCATCCACCCGCACGACTGGCGCGATGGGTGCGTGAAGATTGGCGAGATCTCGGCTGACTTCGTCAAAGAGATCAGCGATGGTGCCGCCGACTGGGCCATTCCCATCTGGCTGAACAAGATGCTGATGGAACAGCAGTGGGACCTGATCATCAACATCGGTCACGTCGTGCCGCACGAAGTGCTTGGCTTCGCCAACCACAACAAGAATTACTTCATCGGCCTGGCCGGTAAGGACCTGATCTGCACCTCGCACATGATGGCCGCCAGTTGCGGGATCGAGAACAACCTCGGCAACCTGATCACGCCGGTTCGCGCCGTGTTCAACAAGGCCGAAGAAGAAATGCTTGGCCACCTGCCGGACTTCTACGTCCAGGTTGTGCTCGCCCGTAACGAAGCTGGCCAGCTTGTTCATACCGGTATCCACATCGGCGACGATCTCGATACCTACCTGAACGCCGCCAAGCAGTCGCGTGCCGAGAACATCACCGTCTTCGACGAGCCGATCAAGAAGATCGTCTGCGTCATGCAAGGGGACGAGTTCTTCAGCACCTGGGTGGCCAATAAAAGCGTCTACCGAACCCGCATGGCGATTGCTGACGGCGGCGAACTGCTGGTGATCGCCCCAGGCTTGAAGCGTTTCGGCGAACAACCGGACGTCGATGCACTCATTCGTAAGTATGGTTACCAGCCGACCGAGAAGATCCTGGAACTGTACAAGGTGAACGAAGACATGCAGGACCTGGCCCACGGCACGGCTCACCTGATGCACGGCACCTCGGAAGACCGCTTCACGATTCGCTACGCCCCAGGTCACCTCAACCAGGCAGAAGTCGAACAGGTTAACTTCGCGTACGCCGACTACGAAGAAACGATCAAGCGTTATCCAATCGACCAACTGAAGGAAGGCTTCAACACCATGCCAGACGGCGAAGAAATCTTCTTCATCGCCACCCCATCGGCCGGTCTCTGGAGCACCAAAGACAAGCTCTACAACCGCAAGACGGGCTTCGCTGAGGTGTAG
- a CDS encoding prephenate dehydrogenase — protein MADFKQIAILGVGLIGGSIGRAALARKIADKVVGIGRSEEKLARAQRQGCLTEATTQWQAGIRGADLIVVCSPVESIVPLVEQLVPFCQPGTIITDAGSTKQKIVDTLHSSESIRGRKDVYFVGSHPMAGSDKSGSDYATADLFQNRVTIVTPVAETERTAKATVRKFWESLGSEVHEMSPSEHDAIVAATSHMPHVIAALVAASTPEAMLKFTSTGWADTTRIAAGDIDLWRQILSTNRGHVLQTLANFEKLLAAFRTSLEAGQEEHWIKLLKQGKHHRDIVGS, from the coding sequence GTGGCTGACTTCAAACAAATCGCGATTCTCGGCGTGGGGCTCATTGGTGGCTCTATCGGACGAGCAGCGCTTGCGCGAAAGATTGCCGACAAAGTGGTAGGTATCGGTCGCAGCGAAGAAAAGCTGGCCAGGGCCCAGCGACAAGGGTGCCTTACCGAAGCAACCACCCAGTGGCAGGCCGGCATCCGCGGAGCCGATCTGATTGTCGTTTGCTCGCCGGTCGAGTCGATCGTGCCGCTGGTCGAACAGTTGGTCCCCTTCTGCCAGCCCGGCACCATCATTACCGATGCCGGCAGTACCAAGCAGAAAATTGTAGACACCCTCCATTCGAGTGAGTCGATTCGCGGCCGCAAGGATGTCTATTTCGTCGGCAGCCACCCCATGGCGGGCAGCGACAAAAGTGGCAGCGATTATGCCACTGCCGACTTGTTTCAAAATCGCGTGACAATCGTCACTCCAGTCGCCGAAACGGAAAGAACCGCAAAAGCGACTGTCCGCAAATTTTGGGAATCGTTGGGCAGTGAAGTCCACGAGATGAGCCCCAGCGAGCATGACGCCATCGTCGCCGCTACGAGCCATATGCCCCACGTTATTGCCGCTTTGGTGGCAGCTTCCACCCCCGAAGCGATGCTCAAGTTCACCAGTACCGGTTGGGCCGATACCACGCGTATTGCCGCCGGAGACATCGATTTGTGGCGTCAGATCCTCTCCACCAATCGGGGCCACGTCTTGCAGACGCTAGCGAACTTTGAGAAATTGCTGGCTGCCTTTCGAACCTCGCTGGAAGCAGGTCAAGAAGAGCACTGGATCAAGCTCCTAAAACAGGGAAAGCACCACCGTGACATTGTGGGAAGTTGA
- a CDS encoding c-type cytochrome — protein sequence MEVFPVNQYDPLMPGILMAIVAVVHVFLAQFAVGGGMLLCYFQWLAMTGRCANARLFVHGYFKWLVLISFVAGAVTGVGIWFTAIQVSAPTIGEMIRNFHWIWATEYLFFLLEIFAGYLFYRYHRNISDAACLKLLGMYAFAAWMSLFLINGIISWQLTPGGWIDDHSIVAGFFNPTFWPSLFFRTIVALTLSGLVACIVVNTMTKLDQEEKRKLINYAAHLLVPMVLMPILGGWFMLAMPEDSRSWVTGGSPAMTLFMNISVGASVAIGGYAFIGMFLQKLYINGATATLLLMLAFGATAGGEFVREGSRKPYSIRYWMYSNGIFPDEVAQMRKDGCLANDPYPLTDGTKVAGEVTTRGAKVFRRQCAVCHTVVGINGVTDLTKTWDADQMRMNFAKLQHTKPFMPPFAGTPEELESLVRYLKWVEHGDDEAAEAPLEEEALANIQKWLDAAGTEPASGPRHRSDVAMKGDR from the coding sequence ATGGAAGTCTTTCCCGTCAATCAATACGATCCGCTGATGCCAGGGATTTTGATGGCAATCGTGGCGGTGGTGCATGTGTTTCTCGCCCAGTTTGCGGTAGGCGGGGGGATGCTGTTGTGTTACTTCCAGTGGCTGGCAATGACCGGCCGGTGTGCCAATGCCCGGCTGTTTGTGCATGGCTACTTCAAGTGGCTGGTGCTGATCAGCTTTGTGGCCGGGGCGGTCACCGGCGTGGGGATCTGGTTCACGGCGATTCAGGTTAGTGCCCCAACCATTGGCGAGATGATTCGCAACTTCCACTGGATCTGGGCGACTGAGTATCTCTTTTTTCTGCTGGAAATCTTCGCTGGGTACCTCTTTTACCGGTATCACCGCAACATCAGCGATGCGGCCTGTTTGAAGCTGCTGGGTATGTACGCGTTTGCGGCGTGGATGAGTCTGTTTTTGATCAACGGCATTATCAGCTGGCAGCTTACGCCGGGGGGATGGATCGACGATCACTCGATTGTGGCCGGGTTCTTCAATCCGACCTTCTGGCCGAGCCTGTTCTTTCGCACGATTGTCGCGCTGACACTTTCCGGCCTGGTGGCCTGCATCGTGGTGAACACGATGACGAAGCTCGACCAGGAAGAGAAACGAAAACTGATCAACTACGCGGCCCATTTGTTGGTGCCGATGGTGCTGATGCCGATTCTCGGTGGTTGGTTCATGCTGGCGATGCCGGAAGATAGCCGCAGCTGGGTGACCGGCGGCAGCCCGGCGATGACGTTGTTCATGAATATCTCGGTTGGGGCGTCGGTCGCGATCGGTGGGTACGCGTTCATTGGAATGTTCCTGCAAAAGCTGTATATCAACGGAGCGACGGCCACCCTGCTGCTGATGCTGGCCTTCGGGGCGACAGCCGGCGGCGAGTTCGTTCGTGAAGGCTCGCGGAAGCCTTACTCGATTCGTTATTGGATGTACTCCAACGGGATCTTTCCGGACGAGGTCGCCCAGATGCGCAAGGATGGCTGCCTGGCGAATGATCCCTATCCACTGACTGACGGAACAAAGGTTGCCGGCGAAGTTACAACCCGCGGCGCGAAGGTGTTTCGGCGTCAGTGTGCGGTGTGCCATACGGTGGTCGGCATCAACGGCGTAACTGATTTGACGAAGACCTGGGATGCCGATCAGATGCGGATGAACTTTGCCAAGCTGCAGCACACCAAGCCATTTATGCCCCCGTTTGCGGGCACGCCTGAGGAACTGGAATCGCTGGTGCGTTACCTGAAATGGGTCGAGCACGGCGATGACGAAGCGGCGGAGGCACCTTTGGAGGAAGAAGCGTTGGCCAATATTCAGAAGTGGTTGGATGCCGCCGGGACGGAGCCGGCGTCGGGGCCACGGCATCGATCCGATGTCGCTATGAAGGGAGACCGCTAA
- a CDS encoding flotillin family protein: MDNVLLIAQGSGGILDWLGTWPGIFSLIALGFVMLVFGLLILLKSQYKRCPSNRVLVVYGKTGGGKSAQTVHGGAKFVWPLVQDYAYLSLEPIQIEIPLRGALSSENIRVNVPSCFTVAIGTMPGVMDNAAVRLLGLTTNEIRKQAEELIFGQLRQVIASMRIEEINRDRDTFLEHIQRSLEPELNKIGLVLINVNITDITDESGYIDAIGQKAASLAIQQARGDVADNEKMGEIRVTAAQRDREVEVANATKARMIGTREAEREQAIRIAELEKEQTVGEREAEFQREVAVKDAEREKRIRMANADAEATIGERNAEFEREARVKDAEREKRVKIAEADASAIEGENLSEAKVAASKAELAVKRADAYERGEIRKREAEGAVKEAENRALAKAAIAEAERVEAEKRALLEAPAKAEKAKIEVDSAAEAARRRILAQAEADAIYAKLEAEARGEYEKLAKKGEGLKAIVEACGSSKEAFQLMLLEHLDTLAETSAKAISNIKFDKVVVWEGGGQNGRSNTADWLSGMAKTLPPMMQVMKDIGGIELPEALVRYTEDPESLANGKGKQEPSAN, encoded by the coding sequence ATGGACAACGTACTACTCATCGCCCAAGGCTCCGGTGGCATTCTAGACTGGCTCGGTACTTGGCCCGGGATTTTCTCGCTGATCGCGCTCGGGTTCGTCATGCTCGTGTTCGGCTTGCTGATCTTGCTCAAAAGCCAATACAAACGCTGCCCCAGTAACCGCGTGCTGGTCGTCTACGGTAAGACTGGCGGGGGCAAGTCGGCCCAAACCGTTCACGGTGGTGCCAAGTTCGTCTGGCCGCTGGTCCAGGACTACGCCTACTTGAGCCTGGAACCGATCCAAATTGAAATCCCGCTGCGTGGTGCTCTTTCTTCGGAAAACATCCGCGTGAACGTTCCTAGCTGCTTCACCGTCGCCATCGGCACCATGCCCGGCGTCATGGACAACGCAGCCGTTCGTCTGTTGGGTTTAACCACCAACGAAATCCGCAAACAGGCTGAAGAACTCATTTTCGGTCAGCTGCGTCAGGTGATCGCCTCCATGCGGATCGAAGAAATCAACCGCGACCGCGATACGTTCCTCGAACACATCCAGCGCTCGCTTGAACCAGAACTCAACAAGATCGGCCTGGTGCTGATCAACGTCAACATCACCGACATTACCGACGAGTCTGGCTACATCGACGCCATCGGCCAGAAGGCGGCCTCGCTGGCCATTCAACAAGCACGTGGCGACGTGGCCGACAACGAGAAGATGGGTGAAATCCGCGTGACCGCTGCTCAGCGCGACCGGGAAGTCGAAGTCGCCAACGCGACCAAGGCCCGTATGATCGGTACCCGCGAAGCCGAACGTGAACAAGCCATCCGTATCGCCGAACTCGAAAAAGAACAAACGGTCGGTGAACGCGAAGCCGAATTCCAACGCGAAGTCGCGGTGAAAGATGCCGAACGTGAAAAGCGTATTCGCATGGCCAACGCCGACGCCGAAGCAACCATCGGGGAACGCAACGCCGAGTTCGAGCGGGAAGCCCGCGTGAAAGACGCCGAACGCGAAAAGCGTGTCAAAATCGCCGAAGCCGACGCGTCCGCCATCGAAGGGGAAAACCTTTCGGAAGCCAAGGTCGCAGCCTCGAAGGCCGAACTGGCCGTCAAACGAGCCGATGCCTACGAACGCGGTGAAATCCGCAAACGCGAAGCGGAAGGTGCGGTGAAAGAAGCCGAGAACCGTGCTCTCGCCAAAGCGGCCATCGCCGAAGCCGAGCGTGTGGAAGCCGAAAAGCGTGCGTTGTTGGAAGCTCCGGCTAAAGCCGAGAAGGCCAAGATCGAAGTTGATTCGGCTGCCGAAGCTGCCCGACGTCGTATCCTGGCCCAGGCCGAAGCCGACGCGATCTACGCCAAGCTCGAAGCCGAAGCCCGCGGTGAATACGAAAAACTGGCCAAGAAGGGTGAAGGTTTGAAAGCGATCGTCGAAGCGTGCGGTAGCAGCAAGGAAGCGTTCCAACTGATGCTGCTGGAACACCTCGACACGCTGGCCGAAACCAGTGCCAAGGCAATCTCGAACATCAAGTTCGACAAGGTGGTCGTCTGGGAAGGTGGCGGTCAAAACGGCCGCTCGAACACCGCCGACTGGCTCAGTGGCATGGCCAAGACCTTGCCCCCGATGATGCAGGTCATGAAAGACATCGGCGGCATCGAACTGCCTGAAGCCCTGGTCCGCTACACCGAAGACCCCGAGTCCCTGGCCAACGGCAAAGGGAAACAAGAACCTTCGGCCAACTAA